The nucleotide sequence TCTCCAGCATTTCCACGATGCGCGAGAGGCGTTCAGGGTCGATTACGCTGGATGGCTGGGCTGGCAAATGGTGCGACGTCGCACCATTTGATTCAGCGCGATGCCCAGTCAACACGTAGAGCACATCAACACCGACTGATGAAAGTGCAGCAATCTGCACTGCGTTAGGAGAGGTGCTGCCTTTCTCCCACTCAATGAGTGTTCGCTTTGCCGCCCCAGCAGCGGCTGCAAAATCAGGCTGCGTGAAACCAAGGCGCTCACGCTCTTCTTTTAGTCGCACATTAATCATGCAGATTTCAGCACCAAATATATTGACAGGTGCCGAAATCAGCACCATCATTGCCCACACACCACAGCGCAACACCTCGTCTAGCCACGAAGAGAAACGCCATGAACCCTTTAACTGAACGCCCGCACTCAGTCATAGCTCAAGCGTTAGTGCTTGAGTCCACCCGCAGCGATGGTCGGCAACTGTTAACCATTCGATCCGCTAACGCTTTGCTCGGCTTACTTGCTCTACCGACTCGTGAGCTGCTTGCTGCGGGTCAACCCCTGGCCACACACCCTGCACGCCAAACAGGCGGTTCAGAATTTTGCCCGGCTCATACAGACCAGGCCCTTGTGACGTTTCAGGGTGGGCACTCAGCTCCTCATAGCGACGGTCTGCCTGCTGCAACAGTTGCTGCACCTTCTCAACCTCGGGGTGCCCTCGCAGCAGAAACGGCAACACATCAGCCAGCACTCGATGTACGCCAGCCGCCCAGTCATCCACTGCTTCGATCTTGGCGCGTAGTTCGGCAATTTCTTGCCGCAATGCTTGCTCGCTCATAAGCCTGCCTCATCTGATAACCGCAATTTACCACAGGGAATAGCCCCCCATGAAAAGCCAATACACGCTCGACACGGCACCGCTGCCGTACCCACAAACCCCGGAAAGCGCCAATGCCTGGTTTCTCCGCCATGGCATCTGCAAAACCCACTGGGCCCAGGCCCAGGGCATCGACCGCATGATCATGGTTGACCTACTGCGAGGTCGCCTCAAAGGCCTACGCGGCGAAGCACACCGTGGTGCCGTTGCACTTGGCCTGAAAGCCAACCCGAACACTGCCAGCCAGGCTGCGTGAGGTTCGTCATGAACTCCGTCATATCTATTGTGCAGATCGCAACGCGATTGCCAATTCGCAAACCCAGTCTTTGTTTGGAAGGCGTTCCAGCCCATCAGCGGAGGACCTTCCAATGACCCCAGCACAATGGAAACGCGCCCAGCCCATCGCACTGCGTGACGCCCTCAAGCTTTGCCAGCAGCACGCCAAGGAGCGCTTTAACTTCGGCATCGAACGCATTGCTGCGCTGATGGGGCTGGATGATCACTGGACGCTCTACAAGTGGATCGCCAACGGCCGCATGCCGGCTGTGC is from Pseudomonas sp. TMP9 and encodes:
- a CDS encoding helix-turn-helix transcriptional regulator — translated: MMVLISAPVNIFGAEICMINVRLKEERERLGFTQPDFAAAAGAAKRTLIEWEKGSTSPNAVQIAALSSVGVDVLYVLTGHRAESNGATSHHLPAQPSSVIDPERLSRIVEMLETTARLAGRKWQIKKLVAVAAEVYNVLADEPALDEPKVERILKLVVNR
- a CDS encoding DNA-binding protein, producing MKSQYTLDTAPLPYPQTPESANAWFLRHGICKTHWAQAQGIDRMIMVDLLRGRLKGLRGEAHRGAVALGLKANPNTASQAA